One window from the genome of Salvia splendens isolate huo1 chromosome 9, SspV2, whole genome shotgun sequence encodes:
- the LOC121749324 gene encoding uncharacterized protein LOC121749324: MASPPSLKTLNSINLFSIKPPSPSLSSMKLKTLLQTFFFSHIYRALSKAKSLLLQIFKLMRKRKHKKLYFASFRLHYNWCSSSRSLCYPASLRYDVDCSGELSKYLQWLDERGDEESCNEIDRLADLFIADCHEKFRLEKQESYRRFQEMMARSV; this comes from the coding sequence ATGGCTTCCCCTCCCTCACTCAAAACTCTCAACTCCATCAACCTCTTCTCCATCAAACCCCCTTCACCTTCTCTCTCATCCATGAAGCTCAAAACACTCCTCCAAACCTTCTTCTTCTCCCACATCTACCGCGCCCTCTCCAAAGCCAAATCACTCCTCCTCCAAATATTTAAGCTAATGCGCAAGCGCAAGCATAAGAAGCTCTACTTCGCCTCATTTCGGCTCCACTACAACTGGTGCTCCTCTTCTCGCTCGCTCTGCTACCCCGCTTCCCTCCGCTACGACGTCGACTGCTCCGGCGAGCTCTCCAAGTACCTGCAGTGGCTGGACGAGAGAGGCGATGAGGAGTCGTGCAATGAGATTGATAGGCTCGCTGATTTGTTCATTGCTGATTGCCATGAGAAGTTCAGGTTGGAGAAGCAAGAATCTTATAGAAGATTTCAAGAAATGATGGCTCGAAGCGTTTGA